From Microbacterium sp. LWH11-1.2, one genomic window encodes:
- the trpA gene encoding tryptophan synthase subunit alpha: MSRVEQAIAAAQAEGRSAFVGYLPVGFPDLETSIQAAIALAENGVDIIELGPPYSDPVMDGAIIQEATTQALAAGFTTADLFTAVRAITAATDAPVLVMTYWNPVMQYGVDRYADDLLAAGGAGLITPDITPDVAGEWIAASERTGLDRVFLAAPTSTDERLDLVVKSSTGFVYTVSTMGITGERTELDRAARTLVARLREHGATRACVGIGISTAEQIAGVSEYADGAIVGTALVRALRDGGIPALAEVTRNLASGTSSARPDHEN, from the coding sequence AGGCCGAAGGGCGTAGCGCCTTCGTCGGCTACCTGCCCGTCGGCTTCCCCGACCTCGAGACCAGCATCCAGGCCGCCATCGCGCTCGCGGAGAACGGCGTCGACATCATCGAGCTCGGCCCGCCCTACAGCGACCCGGTGATGGACGGCGCGATCATCCAGGAGGCGACGACCCAGGCGCTGGCCGCCGGGTTCACGACCGCCGACCTGTTCACCGCGGTGCGCGCCATCACAGCCGCGACCGATGCTCCCGTGCTCGTAATGACCTACTGGAACCCGGTCATGCAGTACGGCGTCGACCGCTACGCGGACGACCTGCTCGCCGCAGGCGGCGCCGGGCTGATCACACCCGACATCACGCCCGACGTCGCAGGGGAGTGGATCGCCGCGAGCGAGCGCACCGGACTCGACCGCGTCTTCCTCGCCGCGCCGACGTCGACGGACGAGCGCCTGGACCTCGTGGTGAAGTCGTCGACCGGCTTCGTCTACACCGTCTCGACCATGGGCATCACCGGAGAGCGCACCGAGCTCGACCGTGCGGCCCGCACTCTCGTCGCCCGCCTCCGCGAGCACGGAGCCACCCGTGCCTGCGTGGGCATCGGCATCTCCACCGCCGAGCAGATCGCGGGCGTCTCGGAGTACGCCGACGGCGCGATCGTCGGCACCGCGCTCGTCCGCGCGCTGCGCGACGGCGGCATCCCGGCTCTCGCCGAGGTCACCCGAAACCTGGCATCCGGCACGTCGTCGGCACGCCCCGATCACGAGAACTAG
- the lgt gene encoding prolipoprotein diacylglyceryl transferase, protein MSLALHSTFNGVLASIPSPPVSYFDLGPIRIHFYALCIIAGIIAAALITNHRLTKRGAEPWVVIDISILAVPIAIIGARIFHVLTHPNFYFGEGKNTWNPFEPGSVWAIWEGGIAIFGALIGGAIGAYLGCRWTGIRFWTFADALAPGLLLAQAMGRFGNWFNHELFGLPTDLPWGLEIESTNSAFPPGLPDGTLFHPTFLYEVLWNGLGVLVLLWLGRKLFFQWGRLFAIYLIWYSAGRVVWESIRIDPSEIILGLRSNVWAAIIGIVVGLAILIVQTRRHPGLEPSPYQPGRGRSDEGADVESQDNPSDFVDLSEPPAEEVTAGASATSVAPTDADGSR, encoded by the coding sequence ATGTCCCTCGCGCTCCACAGCACCTTCAACGGCGTGCTCGCCAGCATCCCGAGCCCTCCTGTGTCGTACTTCGACCTGGGGCCGATCCGGATCCACTTCTACGCGCTGTGCATCATCGCCGGCATCATCGCCGCCGCGCTGATCACCAACCACCGCCTGACAAAGCGCGGGGCGGAGCCGTGGGTCGTGATCGACATCTCGATCCTGGCCGTCCCGATCGCGATCATCGGCGCGCGCATCTTCCACGTGCTCACGCACCCGAACTTCTACTTCGGCGAGGGGAAGAACACCTGGAACCCGTTCGAGCCGGGTTCCGTCTGGGCGATCTGGGAGGGCGGCATCGCCATCTTCGGAGCGCTCATCGGCGGCGCGATCGGCGCCTACCTCGGATGCCGGTGGACCGGCATCCGCTTCTGGACCTTCGCCGACGCCCTCGCACCCGGTCTCCTGCTCGCGCAGGCCATGGGACGCTTCGGCAACTGGTTCAACCACGAGCTCTTCGGTCTCCCGACCGACCTGCCCTGGGGACTCGAGATCGAGTCGACCAACTCCGCGTTCCCTCCCGGCCTCCCCGACGGCACGCTGTTCCACCCCACGTTCCTGTACGAGGTGCTGTGGAACGGTCTGGGCGTCCTCGTGCTGCTGTGGCTCGGCCGCAAGCTCTTCTTCCAGTGGGGTCGCCTGTTCGCGATCTACCTCATCTGGTACAGCGCGGGACGCGTCGTCTGGGAGTCGATCCGCATCGACCCGAGCGAGATCATCCTGGGCCTGCGCAGCAACGTCTGGGCCGCGATCATCGGCATCGTCGTCGGTCTCGCGATCCTCATCGTGCAGACGCGCCGTCACCCGGGTCTCGAGCCGTCGCCCTACCAGCCGGGCCGCGGACGGAGTGACGAAGGCGCTGATGTAGAATCGCAGGACAATCCCTCTGACTTCGTGGATCTGAGCGAGCCTCCGGCCGAAGAAGTCACCGCAGGAGCCAGCGCCACAAGCGTCGCTCCCACGGACGCGGACGGCTCTCGATAG